In Rhodopirellula islandica, a single window of DNA contains:
- a CDS encoding DUF6797 domain-containing protein, translated as MFRLFVSLITLPVVLAASPVLAQPATLQEMFETVDANQIAKESRLRGDPERGAIVFYASAAACANCHVTGDGQSPLGPDLTRLGESITDVHLVESLLHPSKSIRKGYETVQLLTADGEVRAGMLVSEDDDKLVLRDATNLEASLSIAKDDIEARNTSHVSMMPEGLVATLNSPREFLDLISYLLAIHEDGRERADALKPTAEQLIPKDDTINLNHAQIIRRAENGKLKRGKQIYESTCYQCHGKDGNTPSLATARAFGTQKLKFGADPHSMFKTLSHGNGLMAAASALSPRERYEVVAYIRQQFMKDSNPDYFPVTPKYLSSLPKGTDMGDFKLDPDRDYGPALASQLGRDVNSALTVKLGNLSIAYDLHTMDQAAIWSGGFLDVDQTQHKRGRGEGYPKPRGQMVAALDLWQWGHDGSLDYPKTDLLPRGPLPQPWLNYHGHFLCGDQIVLNYSVDGREILEVPSAIPNQTAIRHTLTIHGGKPLVLAVGKSGTGRVRPMLKGDIDDVTLSLDDQQRWVVKIPAGETTRVIDIVRFGDAAADAKDLALSAIDPAAMTAGGDLRWPEVFETIGYRGFQSGAYAVDTIAIPESTPWNTWFRTSAIDFFPDGRMAVATVGGDVWIVSGIDDDLLNVRWKRFAGGMFEPFGIKVVDGLIYVNCRDRLTRLHDLNQDGEADFYESFSADTDVSTFFHSFNFDLQTDAEGNFYYAKSGQYTDYKLPGAIVKVSADGKSREVICTGLRTPNGMGILPDGRLTVSDNQGTWMPASKINLVKRGGFYGYVQNKGGGAWAPDGGKIDHRKVVPPKTFDPPLIWMPQEVDNSSGGQVFVEDERFGPLAGRLLHTSFGQGHLFYLMTQEVDGLAQAALVRFPHDFGTGIMRGRVNPVDGQLYVTGLNGWNDNGRGDLADGGIDRVRHTGQPIRMITHCEVHPGELRLQFNFPLDHAASTGGSAYVAEQWNYKWTENYGSDFYHPETGEIGKQDLPIESVSLSEDGKTLSLWTPNLRPVDQLHLHMEVQDSNGNPFNEDVYWTIHGIPND; from the coding sequence ATGTTCCGCCTGTTTGTCTCCTTGATCACGCTGCCAGTTGTGTTGGCTGCTTCCCCCGTGTTGGCTCAGCCAGCCACGTTGCAAGAGATGTTTGAGACGGTCGACGCCAATCAAATTGCCAAAGAATCTCGGCTGCGTGGCGATCCGGAACGCGGGGCGATCGTGTTCTACGCCTCTGCAGCGGCATGCGCGAACTGTCATGTGACTGGCGATGGACAGTCACCGCTTGGACCCGACCTGACGCGATTGGGAGAAAGCATCACTGACGTTCACTTGGTTGAATCACTTCTGCATCCCTCCAAATCCATTCGCAAGGGCTACGAAACAGTCCAACTGCTCACAGCCGATGGTGAAGTTCGAGCGGGAATGCTGGTGTCTGAAGACGACGACAAACTGGTACTCCGCGACGCCACCAATTTAGAAGCCAGTCTCTCGATCGCGAAAGACGACATCGAAGCTCGCAATACCTCCCACGTTTCGATGATGCCCGAGGGCTTGGTCGCAACACTGAACTCCCCGCGGGAGTTCCTCGACTTGATCAGCTACCTGCTTGCGATTCATGAAGATGGCCGCGAGCGAGCTGATGCCCTGAAGCCAACCGCGGAGCAATTGATTCCCAAAGACGACACCATCAACCTGAATCACGCCCAGATCATCCGGCGGGCTGAAAACGGAAAGCTGAAACGCGGCAAACAGATTTACGAGTCCACGTGCTATCAGTGCCATGGCAAAGATGGAAACACGCCCTCGCTGGCAACCGCCCGAGCGTTCGGCACACAGAAGCTGAAGTTCGGTGCCGACCCGCACAGCATGTTCAAAACGCTCTCGCATGGAAACGGCTTGATGGCGGCTGCTTCGGCTCTGTCCCCACGGGAACGTTACGAAGTCGTGGCCTACATTCGTCAGCAGTTCATGAAGGACTCCAACCCGGACTACTTTCCGGTCACACCGAAATACTTGAGTTCGCTGCCCAAGGGCACGGACATGGGAGACTTCAAGCTCGATCCCGATCGCGACTACGGTCCGGCGCTGGCATCGCAACTGGGCCGCGACGTCAACAGCGCGTTGACGGTCAAACTGGGCAACCTCTCGATCGCCTACGACTTACACACGATGGATCAAGCCGCGATTTGGTCCGGCGGTTTTCTGGATGTGGATCAAACTCAACACAAACGCGGCCGAGGTGAAGGGTATCCCAAACCGCGAGGCCAAATGGTTGCGGCGTTGGACCTTTGGCAATGGGGCCATGATGGCTCGCTCGACTATCCCAAAACGGATCTGCTGCCGCGTGGTCCGTTGCCACAGCCTTGGCTGAACTATCACGGTCACTTTCTCTGTGGCGACCAAATCGTATTGAACTATTCCGTCGATGGTCGCGAAATTCTCGAAGTGCCATCCGCGATACCAAATCAAACAGCGATCCGACACACGCTGACAATCCATGGCGGGAAGCCGTTGGTGCTGGCAGTCGGAAAGTCGGGGACTGGGCGTGTCCGCCCCATGCTCAAGGGCGACATCGATGACGTGACGCTTTCGTTGGATGACCAGCAACGATGGGTCGTGAAGATTCCCGCCGGTGAAACGACACGCGTGATCGACATCGTTCGATTCGGGGATGCTGCTGCCGACGCAAAGGATCTAGCACTCTCGGCGATTGATCCCGCCGCGATGACGGCAGGTGGCGACCTGCGCTGGCCAGAAGTCTTTGAAACGATCGGCTACCGTGGTTTTCAATCGGGTGCTTACGCGGTGGACACCATTGCCATCCCGGAATCGACACCTTGGAACACCTGGTTCCGTACTTCAGCGATCGATTTCTTTCCCGATGGCCGAATGGCGGTGGCAACCGTTGGGGGTGACGTGTGGATCGTGTCCGGCATCGACGACGACTTGCTGAATGTTCGATGGAAACGGTTCGCGGGCGGCATGTTCGAACCCTTTGGTATCAAAGTGGTCGACGGGCTGATTTATGTGAATTGCCGAGACCGACTGACGCGTCTGCACGACCTCAACCAGGACGGTGAAGCGGACTTCTATGAAAGCTTTAGCGCCGACACGGACGTTTCCACGTTCTTCCATTCGTTCAACTTCGATCTGCAGACGGACGCGGAAGGCAATTTCTACTACGCCAAAAGCGGTCAGTACACGGACTACAAACTTCCGGGCGCGATCGTCAAAGTTTCAGCCGATGGAAAAAGCCGCGAGGTCATCTGCACCGGACTGCGAACGCCCAATGGAATGGGAATTCTGCCCGATGGTCGGCTGACGGTGAGCGACAACCAAGGCACCTGGATGCCAGCATCGAAGATCAATCTCGTCAAACGGGGTGGCTTTTATGGTTACGTGCAGAACAAAGGTGGCGGTGCATGGGCGCCGGATGGTGGAAAGATCGATCACCGAAAAGTGGTCCCGCCGAAGACCTTCGACCCGCCCCTGATTTGGATGCCGCAGGAGGTCGACAATTCATCGGGCGGCCAAGTCTTCGTGGAAGACGAGCGGTTTGGTCCCTTGGCGGGTCGATTGCTGCACACCAGTTTTGGCCAGGGGCATTTGTTCTATCTGATGACGCAGGAAGTGGACGGTTTGGCGCAAGCCGCCCTGGTTCGGTTCCCGCACGACTTTGGTACCGGCATCATGCGAGGACGCGTCAACCCCGTCGATGGACAACTGTATGTGACGGGTCTGAATGGATGGAACGACAACGGACGTGGCGACCTTGCCGATGGCGGCATCGATCGCGTTCGCCACACCGGCCAGCCCATTCGCATGATCACGCACTGCGAAGTGCATCCCGGCGAACTTCGACTCCAATTCAACTTCCCACTGGATCACGCTGCATCGACTGGCGGATCTGCGTACGTGGCCGAGCAATGGAACTACAAGTGGACCGAGAATTACGGTTCCGACTTCTATCATCCTGAAACGGGTGAAATTGGAAAACAAGACCTGCCGATCGAATCGGTTTCCCTCAGCGAGGATGGCAAAACGCTGTCACTCTGGACACCCAACTTGCGTCCCGTCGATCAATTGCACTTGCATATGGAAGTGCAGGACTCCAACGGCAATCCCTTCAACGAAGACGTCTACTGGACCATCCACGGAATCCCGAACGATTGA
- a CDS encoding FecR family protein, with product MSRPSDKQTLIADYAAGIIDADALGELERSLRVDAEFRRAFIEYLNLDSALSDLAALSDAEFDAINSEHAPTPETPVVLPWSAWQPFGILAGLAAAVLLVVGIVWFKPTAEPQSTAAAVTVEVISLDAAQLAGVDQTVRVGDWIEWNRIRLESGAIQVRLDNGVVLDLSGPLDGTLESSMRLRLAHGRLNADVGESGQGFTVVTDHGEIIDLGTRFGVDVSDDEASVAVFDGEVKVDSQGNSKIGRPLNVFEGEGVRLRKGRKPRRLSAVWLSQGPFGLSASNASSIVLNVTDNAATDGFHRFYGILSGGMREGTIAYTTHASTPRPDVVWRAAEGEEFPAELLGADVVCPFHVDRQEQSLTISLQLAGSADVYVMHDRRRQPAAWLQNGFQKTEWTLRSGPWRPVSPLAQGIEPDQAGDLYVQYSVWKKRVDAASNVELGPPQTDGDRGNKAMYGIAVKGIPGL from the coding sequence ATGAGTCGCCCTTCCGACAAGCAAACTCTGATTGCAGACTATGCAGCCGGAATCATTGACGCCGATGCCCTCGGCGAGCTTGAACGATCGCTGCGTGTGGATGCAGAGTTCCGACGTGCTTTCATTGAATACCTGAATCTGGACTCAGCCCTATCAGATCTGGCCGCTCTCTCGGATGCCGAATTCGATGCGATCAATTCGGAGCACGCGCCGACTCCGGAAACCCCCGTCGTCCTTCCGTGGTCAGCTTGGCAACCTTTTGGCATTCTGGCTGGCCTCGCTGCTGCCGTGCTCCTGGTCGTGGGAATCGTATGGTTCAAACCAACGGCCGAACCACAATCGACAGCGGCAGCAGTTACGGTGGAGGTCATTTCTCTCGATGCGGCCCAACTGGCTGGTGTCGATCAGACAGTTCGGGTTGGCGACTGGATCGAATGGAATCGCATCCGCCTGGAATCAGGAGCAATCCAGGTTCGATTGGACAATGGTGTTGTCCTCGACTTGTCTGGTCCACTGGACGGCACCCTGGAATCCTCGATGCGTTTGCGACTCGCGCACGGGCGTCTGAATGCGGATGTTGGGGAGTCAGGCCAAGGCTTCACGGTCGTGACCGATCATGGAGAAATCATCGATCTTGGCACTCGTTTCGGCGTCGATGTGTCTGACGACGAAGCGAGCGTGGCTGTCTTTGACGGTGAAGTCAAAGTCGACTCTCAGGGCAATTCCAAAATTGGACGCCCGCTGAACGTCTTCGAAGGCGAAGGGGTCCGTCTTCGCAAAGGTCGCAAGCCGCGTCGACTGTCCGCTGTCTGGTTGTCGCAGGGACCATTCGGTCTTTCCGCGAGCAACGCCTCTTCGATCGTGCTCAATGTCACGGACAATGCGGCGACCGATGGCTTTCACCGCTTCTACGGAATCCTTTCCGGTGGAATGCGTGAAGGAACCATTGCCTACACGACGCATGCTTCCACTCCGCGACCGGACGTTGTTTGGCGAGCCGCGGAAGGCGAAGAGTTCCCTGCCGAATTGCTCGGCGCCGACGTCGTTTGCCCGTTCCACGTCGATCGGCAAGAACAGTCGCTGACCATTTCATTGCAACTTGCAGGATCGGCAGACGTTTACGTCATGCATGACCGACGCAGGCAGCCCGCTGCCTGGCTACAGAACGGATTTCAAAAAACCGAGTGGACGCTTCGCAGCGGACCATGGCGTCCGGTGAGCCCTTTGGCTCAGGGAATCGAACCGGATCAAGCTGGTGACCTCTACGTTCAGTACTCGGTCTGGAAGAAGCGTGTCGATGCAGCGAGCAACGTTGAACTCGGTCCACCCCAGACCGATGGCGATCGAGGAAACAAGGCGATGTACGGCATCGCCGTCAAAGGCATCCCCGGACTGTAA
- a CDS encoding sigma-70 family RNA polymerase sigma factor: protein MDEESADKHELFLTLFTANEAAIRAFVRRLVPTRQDTADVMQGITLVLWRKFDQLDDRDGFRKWAFRVARYESLGWLRDKGRDRHVLSEDLLHLVAEEATRDESWLAAQRDALDQCLEKLPQPNRQLVLAAYAPEAEIQQVAQRSGRTVGAFYQWLHRIRLQLVECTRRTLGTEGLS, encoded by the coding sequence ATGGACGAAGAATCGGCGGACAAACATGAGCTATTCCTGACGCTATTCACCGCGAATGAGGCGGCGATTCGTGCGTTTGTGCGCCGCTTGGTGCCCACTCGGCAGGACACAGCCGACGTGATGCAGGGGATCACGCTCGTTCTTTGGCGGAAGTTTGACCAACTCGACGATCGCGATGGGTTTCGCAAGTGGGCGTTTCGCGTGGCTCGATATGAATCGCTCGGATGGCTTCGCGACAAGGGTCGTGACCGTCATGTGCTGTCCGAGGACCTGCTTCACTTGGTCGCTGAAGAGGCAACTCGGGATGAATCCTGGCTGGCTGCCCAGCGTGATGCGTTGGATCAATGCCTTGAAAAACTACCTCAACCGAACAGACAACTTGTACTAGCGGCCTATGCGCCGGAAGCCGAGATTCAACAGGTTGCTCAGCGGAGCGGTCGGACGGTGGGCGCGTTTTATCAATGGTTGCACCGGATTCGCTTGCAACTGGTTGAGTGCACCCGACGGACCCTCGGGACGGAGGGACTGTCATGA
- a CDS encoding endonuclease/exonuclease/phosphatase family protein translates to MTISRRQFCGALGAGLAMSNADLFADPTPPKPLRVIAYNIYRLAGWPNQRSSAKEAVAKGQMAKRLAMELALHDPDIINFSESPAVELTEEVAELLGMNHVRFPSGGNWPGTLLSKFEITESKNAPMQGGRPKELFTRHWGQATVNVSDDEPLIVHSAHLFPTADPTVRLREIRAMIESMKPDLDAGRSMLLIGDLNHSPDTDEYKLWMDAGWVDTFTQVGQGEGPTIKSDIPKWRIDYVLAAGPIADRIVESRPLFEGAFRLNINDETSFALSDHLPQLAVFESQ, encoded by the coding sequence ATGACGATTTCACGCCGACAATTCTGCGGAGCTCTCGGAGCCGGCCTCGCCATGTCCAACGCGGACCTGTTCGCGGATCCGACGCCTCCCAAGCCACTCCGAGTGATCGCCTACAACATTTACCGACTCGCGGGATGGCCGAATCAACGTAGCTCGGCGAAGGAAGCGGTTGCCAAAGGGCAGATGGCAAAGCGATTGGCGATGGAACTGGCCCTGCACGATCCCGACATCATCAACTTCTCCGAATCACCCGCGGTGGAATTGACCGAAGAAGTGGCCGAACTTCTCGGAATGAATCATGTTCGATTTCCAAGCGGTGGCAATTGGCCAGGAACGCTGCTGAGTAAGTTCGAGATCACGGAGTCAAAGAACGCCCCCATGCAAGGCGGCAGGCCGAAAGAGTTGTTCACCCGACATTGGGGACAAGCCACGGTGAACGTGTCGGACGACGAACCATTGATCGTGCATTCGGCCCATCTCTTCCCAACCGCCGATCCCACCGTTCGGCTGAGAGAAATTCGAGCGATGATCGAATCGATGAAACCAGATCTGGATGCCGGTCGGTCGATGCTTTTGATCGGCGACCTGAATCACAGTCCCGACACAGATGAATACAAACTTTGGATGGACGCTGGTTGGGTCGACACGTTCACCCAAGTCGGCCAAGGCGAAGGCCCAACCATCAAGTCGGACATTCCCAAGTGGCGGATCGACTACGTCCTGGCCGCTGGACCGATTGCCGATCGAATCGTTGAATCCAGGCCCTTGTTTGAAGGGGCCTTCCGGCTCAACATCAATGACGAGACCTCGTTTGCCTTGAGTGATCATCTTCCACAATTGGCAGTCTTTGAATCGCAATAG
- a CDS encoding DsbA family oxidoreductase, producing the protein MNVTVDVISDVICPWCYIGKRRLEKAIAALDGQREVLVRWHPFQLNPTMPQEGIPRKEYRSRKFGSWERSMDLDAQVSAVGESEGIHFAFDKTERTPNTVDAHRLIWFADQHGCQDAVVEGLFRAYFSEGRDIGGQQTLREVAAEAGLDRQLVDDMLHSDAGLDVIAQAGERAQQHQVTGVPFFIVQNKIALSGAQAPKTFLDAFGQVRA; encoded by the coding sequence ATGAATGTTACCGTCGATGTGATTTCGGATGTCATCTGCCCCTGGTGCTACATCGGCAAGCGGCGGCTTGAAAAGGCGATTGCCGCGCTGGACGGCCAGCGTGAGGTGCTGGTTCGCTGGCATCCATTCCAGCTGAACCCGACGATGCCCCAAGAAGGCATTCCCCGCAAAGAATATCGCTCTCGGAAATTTGGCAGTTGGGAACGCTCCATGGATCTGGATGCTCAAGTCAGTGCTGTTGGCGAGTCCGAGGGGATTCACTTTGCCTTTGATAAAACAGAGCGGACTCCCAACACGGTGGATGCTCACCGACTGATCTGGTTCGCCGATCAGCATGGCTGTCAGGACGCGGTCGTGGAGGGGCTGTTCCGGGCTTACTTCAGCGAAGGCAGGGACATTGGTGGTCAGCAAACGCTGAGGGAGGTGGCTGCGGAAGCCGGGCTGGATCGACAGCTCGTGGACGACATGCTCCACAGCGACGCGGGGCTGGACGTCATCGCTCAAGCTGGCGAAAGAGCTCAGCAGCATCAGGTCACTGGCGTTCCTTTCTTCATCGTCCAAAACAAAATCGCTTTGTCGGGTGCTCAAGCCCCGAAGACGTTTCTTGATGCGTTTGGGCAGGTGCGGGCATGA
- a CDS encoding alpha-ketoglutarate-dependent dioxygenase AlkB family protein, producing the protein MKRIPSKTMQTISLADGGVLHFDESFLPSELADRYLVAIRDECHWEQKPGIFGHRQPRLTASYGDAGATYRYSGTVNVALPWTPTLREIKEKIEAVQGEYNFCLLNRYRSGQDSMGMHADDEPEMGSVIGSLSLGATRNFRIKHNQTKETMSFPVGHGTLIIMSGTMQQFWKHEIPKTKKPVDERINLTYRQIEGTAPQAKDPVGNG; encoded by the coding sequence ATGAAACGCATTCCCTCCAAAACAATGCAAACGATCTCACTGGCCGATGGAGGTGTTCTGCATTTCGACGAGTCCTTTCTGCCTTCCGAGTTGGCGGATCGTTACTTGGTTGCCATCAGGGATGAGTGCCATTGGGAGCAGAAGCCGGGGATCTTCGGACACAGGCAGCCTCGTTTGACGGCTTCCTACGGGGATGCCGGTGCGACCTATCGATACTCTGGAACAGTCAATGTCGCACTTCCGTGGACGCCGACGCTGCGGGAGATCAAGGAGAAGATCGAAGCGGTACAGGGCGAGTACAATTTCTGCCTGCTCAATCGCTATCGATCCGGTCAGGACAGCATGGGGATGCATGCCGATGACGAACCCGAAATGGGAAGTGTGATTGGATCTTTGTCGCTAGGAGCGACGCGGAACTTTCGGATCAAGCACAACCAGACAAAGGAAACGATGAGCTTTCCGGTGGGTCATGGGACGCTCATCATCATGTCGGGAACGATGCAGCAATTTTGGAAGCATGAGATCCCCAAGACAAAGAAACCGGTTGATGAGCGGATCAACCTGACCTACCGGCAGATTGAGGGGACGGCTCCTCAAGCAAAGGATCCGGTGGGAAACGGGTAG
- a CDS encoding endonuclease/exonuclease/phosphatase family protein, whose amino-acid sequence MPPLDTLPTAWRLFPVLLFLVCDGSSLSTAVGEDQTKTSGETTENVNVLSYNIHMWQIGVDDLATIIRQSGADIVGLNEAWNEKKNEAIAQELGFNAVYGGRSPTEPHPAKTHTINGFYMPQVLLTKHKVIHSEVFNALAAKDHERFDSDVPIHRGGTLAVLETAKGNRIVVFVLHLHPWGEGSDEKMTSMRLQEIEGIAKKLQPYQDLPVVILGDFNTQSHVDVDGGWKVTRFLESQGYEDLYRTTRPDPQSHPGQTFRDTRIDYIFHNQHCSAVSSQVVQEGVFGSRGYDQSDHLAISGVLKVETSTKPAVHPVN is encoded by the coding sequence ATGCCACCTCTCGATACGTTGCCAACCGCATGGCGTCTGTTTCCAGTGCTTCTGTTCTTGGTTTGCGATGGAAGCTCGCTTTCGACTGCCGTTGGCGAGGACCAGACCAAGACGTCCGGAGAAACGACCGAGAATGTGAATGTGCTCAGCTACAACATTCACATGTGGCAGATCGGCGTGGATGACTTGGCAACCATCATCCGCCAATCGGGAGCGGACATTGTCGGTTTGAACGAAGCCTGGAACGAGAAAAAAAACGAAGCGATCGCTCAAGAACTGGGATTCAACGCTGTCTACGGCGGGCGTTCGCCAACCGAACCCCACCCCGCGAAAACTCACACGATCAATGGGTTCTACATGCCACAGGTCCTGTTGACGAAGCACAAGGTCATCCATTCCGAAGTCTTCAATGCGCTGGCGGCCAAGGACCACGAACGCTTCGACTCCGACGTCCCGATTCATCGTGGTGGAACCTTGGCCGTGCTCGAAACCGCCAAGGGGAACCGCATCGTCGTTTTCGTCCTGCATCTGCACCCGTGGGGCGAAGGGAGCGACGAAAAAATGACCTCCATGCGGCTGCAAGAGATCGAAGGGATTGCAAAGAAACTCCAACCCTACCAAGACCTCCCGGTGGTCATCCTTGGTGACTTCAACACACAGTCCCATGTCGATGTCGACGGTGGCTGGAAAGTCACCCGTTTCCTTGAAAGCCAGGGCTATGAAGATCTGTACCGAACGACTCGTCCGGATCCCCAGAGCCATCCTGGCCAGACCTTCCGCGACACCCGAATTGACTACATCTTTCACAACCAACACTGTTCCGCCGTCAGCAGCCAAGTGGTCCAAGAAGGCGTCTTCGGGTCGCGAGGCTACGATCAATCCGATCATCTCGCCATTTCCGGTGTTTTAAAAGTGGAGACCTCCACCAAGCCTGCGGTTCATCCTGTGAACTGA
- a CDS encoding SGNH/GDSL hydrolase family protein: protein MHSTLMKGQSPMRLPCSSWCSFVAPLWVGVFLVAIAGSPQNAHAVHDGMHQVLLLGDSTTEGSVPRRLKPEGPHLERVLEQLLAAEEGLPPFQVTNSSQGGETIRRLLDSGRYERNGADLPGLDYIFIRYGINDRAKIENFVENFPKHFAELCERLRSDHPNAELIAMTVIPFSSEEASEEINGLIRNAAAKAGIDVFDIYPRYKDELSKGPNALNYRRYDLGKVPTKYLELVEPFVHGDRVEVMGNELDAILGGLPGWYSDRHPNLAGYNVIADETAKYLARRLREKAN from the coding sequence ATGCATTCCACTCTCATGAAAGGGCAATCGCCGATGCGTCTTCCTTGTTCTTCTTGGTGTTCATTTGTCGCTCCTCTGTGGGTGGGAGTGTTCTTGGTTGCGATCGCTGGCTCGCCGCAGAATGCTCATGCCGTGCACGATGGGATGCATCAGGTTCTGTTGCTCGGCGATAGCACCACCGAGGGCAGTGTGCCGAGACGATTGAAACCAGAGGGGCCACATCTGGAGCGGGTCTTGGAGCAGTTGTTGGCTGCGGAAGAGGGGCTTCCGCCGTTTCAAGTGACCAATTCGAGTCAGGGCGGAGAAACGATTCGTCGGTTGTTGGATTCCGGGCGTTACGAACGCAATGGTGCTGATCTACCGGGCCTGGATTACATCTTCATTCGATATGGGATCAACGACCGAGCGAAGATTGAAAACTTTGTCGAGAACTTCCCGAAACACTTTGCTGAGTTGTGCGAGCGATTGCGAAGCGACCATCCCAACGCCGAACTGATCGCGATGACCGTGATCCCGTTTTCCAGCGAAGAGGCGAGCGAAGAAATCAACGGGCTCATTCGAAACGCGGCGGCCAAGGCAGGCATCGATGTTTTCGATATCTACCCGCGATACAAAGATGAACTGAGCAAGGGCCCCAATGCGCTCAACTATCGCCGTTACGATCTGGGAAAAGTGCCGACAAAGTACCTTGAACTGGTCGAGCCTTTTGTGCATGGGGATCGTGTCGAGGTGATGGGGAATGAGCTCGATGCAATTTTAGGTGGGCTTCCAGGGTGGTATTCGGATCGACATCCGAACCTCGCGGGATACAACGTGATCGCCGACGAGACGGCGAAGTACCTTGCCCGGCGTTTGCGAGAAAAAGCAAACTGA
- a CDS encoding phosphonatase-like hydrolase, protein MIELVVFDMAGTTVDENNVVYKTVRQAINAAGYNFTQEQVQSAGAGKEKSQAIRDVLALDGNDHPDTEVQSIFADFRRRLAEAYDTLDVTEQPGASETFRELHSRGIKVVLNTGYDRPTAEKLVHKIGWVVGQDFDALVTASDVETGRPGPDMIYLAMALTQVTDASAVVKIGDSRIDIEEGQNANCGMALGITTGAQPENELLQSNPTAVIHHLRDLLQLVDQTSQLSR, encoded by the coding sequence ATGATTGAACTTGTCGTCTTTGACATGGCTGGAACCACCGTGGACGAAAACAATGTCGTCTACAAAACGGTGCGTCAGGCCATCAACGCCGCCGGATACAACTTCACGCAAGAACAAGTCCAATCGGCGGGCGCAGGGAAGGAAAAATCCCAAGCCATTCGGGACGTGCTGGCGTTGGATGGCAACGACCATCCCGACACCGAAGTCCAGTCGATTTTTGCTGACTTCCGAAGGCGACTCGCCGAAGCCTACGACACCCTCGATGTCACGGAACAACCGGGCGCATCCGAGACCTTTCGCGAGCTTCATTCACGCGGAATCAAAGTCGTCCTCAACACCGGCTACGATCGCCCGACTGCCGAAAAGCTGGTTCACAAAATTGGCTGGGTCGTCGGGCAGGACTTCGACGCGCTGGTCACCGCCAGCGATGTTGAAACCGGGCGTCCGGGGCCCGACATGATCTACCTCGCCATGGCACTGACGCAAGTCACCGATGCATCCGCCGTCGTCAAAATCGGTGACTCGCGCATCGACATCGAAGAAGGGCAGAACGCAAACTGTGGAATGGCTCTGGGCATCACGACCGGTGCCCAACCCGAAAACGAATTGCTGCAATCCAATCCGACCGCGGTGATCCATCACCTCCGTGACCTGCTCCAGTTGGTCGACCAAACCAGCCAACTCTCCAGGTAA